In Misgurnus anguillicaudatus chromosome 5, ASM2758022v2, whole genome shotgun sequence, a genomic segment contains:
- the nudt12 gene encoding NAD-capped RNA hydrolase NUDT12 isoform X2 has product MELNVRDELVKEFLDCSSRGDLEKISSMMSHCSDLIDERGETGWTALMLAARHGHYEITKLLLSKGCDTTATNRSGQTARDVALFWGHRHIARLLADGRDGVVHHVLPERETDEADIYFNREFLNRMSEKRTDSEWLAAKRSSPHSVFILFYNLNPLVSPRADANEAEKQERRLETDGDGPIAWFALNTEDDPSKLLKVKDPNSFFLKGPMPGLLMLSDNDAGVVAQARAVLAWHSRYGFCPTCGSETGVEEGGYKRTCLRAGCKSLQGIHNTCYPRVDPVVIMLVIHPDGNQCLLGRKKSFPSGMFSCLAGFIEAGESVEAAVRREVQEESGVLVGQVQYQTCQAWPMPSCLMIGCHCVALTTDISVDKNEIEEARWFTRQQVINALVKDKHAAFNIPPKQAVAHYLIKHWIGFNSNL; this is encoded by the exons ATGGAGTTGAATGTTCGAGATGAACTTGTGAAGGAGTTTCTGGACTGCTCATCCAGAGGAGATCTGGAGAAGATTTCTTCAATGATGTCTCACTGCAGTGATCTGATAGATGAGAGAGGAGAGACGGGCTGGACCGCTTTAATGCTGGCGGCTCGACACGGACACTACGAGATAACTAAACTCTTACTGTCCAAAGG GTGTGACACAACCGCAACAAACAGATCGGGTCAGACCGCCCGAGACGTGGCTCTGTTTTGGGGTCACAGACACATCGCCCGTTTGTTGGCCGACGGCCGGGACGGTGTCGTTCATCACGTTCTGCCCGAGAGAGAGACGGATGAGGCGGATATTTACTTTAACAGAGAGTTTCTCAACAGAATGAGCGAGAAGCGGACAGATTCAGAGTGGCTCGCTGCCAAACGATCTTCTCCTCACAGCGTTTTCATCCTCTTTTATAATCTGAATCCTCTGGTGTCACCCCGAGCCGATGCCAACGAGG CTGAGAAACAGGAGAGACGCCTGGAGACGGATGGAGACGGACCGATCGCCTGGTTTGCTCTCAACACCGAAGACGATCCTTCAAAACTCCTTAAAGTGAAAGATCCAAACAGTTTCTTTCTGAAGGGCCCGATGCCTGGACTCCTGATGCTGAGTGACAACGATGCGG GTGTCGTCGCTCAAGCGCGGGCCGTCCTCGCGTGGCACAGCAGATACGGATTCTGTCCGACGTGTGGAAGCGAAACTGGAGTAGAAGAGGGAGGTTACAAGAGGACCTGTTTGAGAGCAGGCTGTAAAAGTCTCCAGGGCATCCACAACACCTGCTATCCCAGAGTTG ATCCTGTCGTGATCATGTTAGTGATCCACCCTGACGGGAATCAATGCCTGCTGGGACGCAAGAAGAGTTTTCCTTCTGGAATGTTCTCGTGTCTCGCCGGCTTTATAGAAGCAG GAGAGTCGGTGGAAGCTGCCGTGAGGAGAGAAGTTCAGGAAGAGAGCGGCGTTCTGGTGGGCCAGGTTCAGTATCAGACGTGTCAGGCGTGGCCGATGCCGTCCTGTCTGATGATTGGCTGCCACTGCGTTGCTCTGACAACCGACATCTCAGTTGATAAAAATGAAATCGAAGAAGCTCGCTGGTTCACGCGGCAGCAG GTGATCAATGCACTCGTGAAAGACAAACATGCCGCCTTCAATATCCCACCCAAACAAGCTGTTGCTCACTATCTGATCAAACACTGGATAGGCTTTAACTCAAATCTATGA
- the nudt12 gene encoding NAD-capped RNA hydrolase NUDT12 isoform X1, protein MELNVRDELVKEFLDCSSRGDLEKISSMMSHCSDLIDERGETGWTALMLAARHGHYEITKLLLSKGCDTTATNRSGQTARDVALFWGHRHIARLLADGRDGVVHHVLPERETDEADIYFNREFLNRMSEKRTDSEWLAAKRSSPHSVFILFYNLNPLVSPRADANEGEPDVKLCKLKVTSVEELLKQSNTVLIFLGAEKQERRLETDGDGPIAWFALNTEDDPSKLLKVKDPNSFFLKGPMPGLLMLSDNDAGVVAQARAVLAWHSRYGFCPTCGSETGVEEGGYKRTCLRAGCKSLQGIHNTCYPRVDPVVIMLVIHPDGNQCLLGRKKSFPSGMFSCLAGFIEAGESVEAAVRREVQEESGVLVGQVQYQTCQAWPMPSCLMIGCHCVALTTDISVDKNEIEEARWFTRQQVINALVKDKHAAFNIPPKQAVAHYLIKHWIGFNSNL, encoded by the exons ATGGAGTTGAATGTTCGAGATGAACTTGTGAAGGAGTTTCTGGACTGCTCATCCAGAGGAGATCTGGAGAAGATTTCTTCAATGATGTCTCACTGCAGTGATCTGATAGATGAGAGAGGAGAGACGGGCTGGACCGCTTTAATGCTGGCGGCTCGACACGGACACTACGAGATAACTAAACTCTTACTGTCCAAAGG GTGTGACACAACCGCAACAAACAGATCGGGTCAGACCGCCCGAGACGTGGCTCTGTTTTGGGGTCACAGACACATCGCCCGTTTGTTGGCCGACGGCCGGGACGGTGTCGTTCATCACGTTCTGCCCGAGAGAGAGACGGATGAGGCGGATATTTACTTTAACAGAGAGTTTCTCAACAGAATGAGCGAGAAGCGGACAGATTCAGAGTGGCTCGCTGCCAAACGATCTTCTCCTCACAGCGTTTTCATCCTCTTTTATAATCTGAATCCTCTGGTGTCACCCCGAGCCGATGCCAACGAGGGTGAGCCTGATGTGAAACTGTGCAAACTCAAAGTGACGTCTGTGGAGGAGTTGTTAAAACAGAGTAATACTGTGCTTATTTTCTTGGGAGCTGAGAAACAGGAGAGACGCCTGGAGACGGATGGAGACGGACCGATCGCCTGGTTTGCTCTCAACACCGAAGACGATCCTTCAAAACTCCTTAAAGTGAAAGATCCAAACAGTTTCTTTCTGAAGGGCCCGATGCCTGGACTCCTGATGCTGAGTGACAACGATGCGG GTGTCGTCGCTCAAGCGCGGGCCGTCCTCGCGTGGCACAGCAGATACGGATTCTGTCCGACGTGTGGAAGCGAAACTGGAGTAGAAGAGGGAGGTTACAAGAGGACCTGTTTGAGAGCAGGCTGTAAAAGTCTCCAGGGCATCCACAACACCTGCTATCCCAGAGTTG ATCCTGTCGTGATCATGTTAGTGATCCACCCTGACGGGAATCAATGCCTGCTGGGACGCAAGAAGAGTTTTCCTTCTGGAATGTTCTCGTGTCTCGCCGGCTTTATAGAAGCAG GAGAGTCGGTGGAAGCTGCCGTGAGGAGAGAAGTTCAGGAAGAGAGCGGCGTTCTGGTGGGCCAGGTTCAGTATCAGACGTGTCAGGCGTGGCCGATGCCGTCCTGTCTGATGATTGGCTGCCACTGCGTTGCTCTGACAACCGACATCTCAGTTGATAAAAATGAAATCGAAGAAGCTCGCTGGTTCACGCGGCAGCAG GTGATCAATGCACTCGTGAAAGACAAACATGCCGCCTTCAATATCCCACCCAAACAAGCTGTTGCTCACTATCTGATCAAACACTGGATAGGCTTTAACTCAAATCTATGA
- the gramd2b gene encoding GRAM domain-containing protein 2B isoform X1, which translates to MRSDEDHRNILMDKHFTSQDSVQCKNQRDAVRPMCSVQPHQQLNDSHLLREYDENEEEEEGNSMTRPDAFISLDAETDSSVRRRKSLVRSKTLDPLLLLQVQSDSELKCERRKPQSYQFLRTNSQYHKVFKDIREDEELLQSYTCALQKDILYQGRLFVSDNWICFYSKVFGRDTKIAIPVTSVTVIKKTKTAILVPNALVISTAHERYAFVSFLSRDTTYKVLMSVCPHLVENSQTPLQSLRTHPISLPTDFSADLSDLDAPVRQTHRHVDDSSSSDSPESPEFDKSPHFPKRSKGFIEASKRDGEADSHVQQSDTNANLACKDDEIMSTQRPGSLSFNTLVLVYLSLVCVLLLSSCFMAFKIVSLEERLTLLVSMEFPHKGDEYQSLFAGDTKEIYSVISASLLKLEKIHRNLQNLLETLSRV; encoded by the exons ATGAGATCAGACGAAGATCACAGAAACATTCTGATGGACAAACATTTCACTTCTCAAGATTCAGTTCAGTGTAAAAACCAAAGGGATGCAGTTCGACCCATGTGTTCTGTACAACCACATCAACAGCTGAATGACTCGCACTTACTACG GGAATATGATGAAAACGAGGAAGAAGAGGAAGGTAACAGTATGACGAGGCCGGACGCTTTCATTTCACTGGACGCTGAGACCGACAGCTCTGTCAGGAGAAGAAAAAGCCTCGTCAG ATCAAAGACTTTAGATCCATTATTACTTCTGCAAGTCCAGAGTGACTCTGAATTAAAGTGTGAACGCAGAAAACCGCAGTCATATCAG TTTCTACGAACAAATTCCCAATACCACAAAGTTTTCAAAGACATAAGAGAAGACGAAGAGCTGCTACAGA GTTACACTTGTGCGTTACAGAAAGATATTCTCTATCAGGGGAGACTTTTTGTGTCTGATAACTGGATTTGTTTTTATTCCAAAGTTTTTGGGAGAGACACTAAg ATTGCGATTCCTGTAACATCTGTGACGGTCATTAAGAAAACTAAAACAGCCATCTTGGTGCCAAATGCGCTTGTGATATCTACAGCACATGAAAGA TATGCGTTTGTGTCGTTTCTTTCTCGAGACACAACTTACAAGGTTTTGATGTCAGTTTGTCCTCATCTGGTT GAGAACAGTCAGACTCCATTACAGAGTCTGAGGACTCATCCCATCTCTCTGCCAACG GATTTCTCAGCGGATCTGTCGGATCTGGACGCTCCGGTCAGGCAGACACATCGGCACGTGGACGACAGCAGCAGTTCAGACTCACCAGAATCTCCAGAGTTTGACAAAAGTCCTC ATTTCCCAAAACGCTCTAAAGGTTTTATTGAAGCATCTAAACGGGACGGTGAAGCTGATTCTCACGTGCAACAAAGCGACACTAACGCAAATCTAGCATGCAAAG ATGATGAGATCATGAGCACACAGAGACCGGGTTCACTCTCATTTAACACACTTGTGTTAGTGTATCTGTCTCT GGTTTGTGTCCTGCTTTTGTCTTCATGTTTTATGGCGTTTAAGATTGTGTCTCTGGAGGAACGTCTGACCTTGCTGGTCTCAATGGAGTTTCCTCATAAAGG aGATGAATATCAAAGCCTGTTTGCAGGAGATACAAAAGAAATTTACTCTGTGATTTCTGCAAGTCTACTGAAGCTGGAAAAG attcatAGAAATCTGCAGAATCTGCTGGAGACTCTGTCTCGTGTGTGA
- the gramd2b gene encoding GRAM domain-containing protein 2B isoform X2, whose translation MRSDEDHRNILMDKHFTSQDSVQCKNQRDAVRPMCSVQPHQQLNDSHLLREYDENEEEEEGNSMTRPDAFISLDAETDSSVRRRKSLVRSKTLDPLLLLQVQSDSELKCERRKPQSYQFLRTNSQYHKVFKDIREDEELLQSYTCALQKDILYQGRLFVSDNWICFYSKVFGRDTKIAIPVTSVTVIKKTKTAILVPNALVISTAHERYAFVSFLSRDTTYKVLMSVCPHLVENSQTPLQSLRTHPISLPTDFSADLSDLDAPVRQTHRHVDDSSSSDSPESPEFDKSPRFIEASKRDGEADSHVQQSDTNANLACKDDEIMSTQRPGSLSFNTLVLVYLSLVCVLLLSSCFMAFKIVSLEERLTLLVSMEFPHKGDEYQSLFAGDTKEIYSVISASLLKLEKIHRNLQNLLETLSRV comes from the exons ATGAGATCAGACGAAGATCACAGAAACATTCTGATGGACAAACATTTCACTTCTCAAGATTCAGTTCAGTGTAAAAACCAAAGGGATGCAGTTCGACCCATGTGTTCTGTACAACCACATCAACAGCTGAATGACTCGCACTTACTACG GGAATATGATGAAAACGAGGAAGAAGAGGAAGGTAACAGTATGACGAGGCCGGACGCTTTCATTTCACTGGACGCTGAGACCGACAGCTCTGTCAGGAGAAGAAAAAGCCTCGTCAG ATCAAAGACTTTAGATCCATTATTACTTCTGCAAGTCCAGAGTGACTCTGAATTAAAGTGTGAACGCAGAAAACCGCAGTCATATCAG TTTCTACGAACAAATTCCCAATACCACAAAGTTTTCAAAGACATAAGAGAAGACGAAGAGCTGCTACAGA GTTACACTTGTGCGTTACAGAAAGATATTCTCTATCAGGGGAGACTTTTTGTGTCTGATAACTGGATTTGTTTTTATTCCAAAGTTTTTGGGAGAGACACTAAg ATTGCGATTCCTGTAACATCTGTGACGGTCATTAAGAAAACTAAAACAGCCATCTTGGTGCCAAATGCGCTTGTGATATCTACAGCACATGAAAGA TATGCGTTTGTGTCGTTTCTTTCTCGAGACACAACTTACAAGGTTTTGATGTCAGTTTGTCCTCATCTGGTT GAGAACAGTCAGACTCCATTACAGAGTCTGAGGACTCATCCCATCTCTCTGCCAACG GATTTCTCAGCGGATCTGTCGGATCTGGACGCTCCGGTCAGGCAGACACATCGGCACGTGGACGACAGCAGCAGTTCAGACTCACCAGAATCTCCAGAGTTTGACAAAAGTCCTC GTTTTATTGAAGCATCTAAACGGGACGGTGAAGCTGATTCTCACGTGCAACAAAGCGACACTAACGCAAATCTAGCATGCAAAG ATGATGAGATCATGAGCACACAGAGACCGGGTTCACTCTCATTTAACACACTTGTGTTAGTGTATCTGTCTCT GGTTTGTGTCCTGCTTTTGTCTTCATGTTTTATGGCGTTTAAGATTGTGTCTCTGGAGGAACGTCTGACCTTGCTGGTCTCAATGGAGTTTCCTCATAAAGG aGATGAATATCAAAGCCTGTTTGCAGGAGATACAAAAGAAATTTACTCTGTGATTTCTGCAAGTCTACTGAAGCTGGAAAAG attcatAGAAATCTGCAGAATCTGCTGGAGACTCTGTCTCGTGTGTGA
- the gramd2b gene encoding GRAM domain-containing protein 2B isoform X3 — protein sequence MTRPDAFISLDAETDSSVRRRKSLVRSKTLDPLLLLQVQSDSELKCERRKPQSYQFLRTNSQYHKVFKDIREDEELLQSYTCALQKDILYQGRLFVSDNWICFYSKVFGRDTKIAIPVTSVTVIKKTKTAILVPNALVISTAHERYAFVSFLSRDTTYKVLMSVCPHLVENSQTPLQSLRTHPISLPTDFSADLSDLDAPVRQTHRHVDDSSSSDSPESPEFDKSPHFPKRSKGFIEASKRDGEADSHVQQSDTNANLACKDDEIMSTQRPGSLSFNTLVLVYLSLVCVLLLSSCFMAFKIVSLEERLTLLVSMEFPHKGDEYQSLFAGDTKEIYSVISASLLKLEKIHRNLQNLLETLSRV from the exons ATGACGAGGCCGGACGCTTTCATTTCACTGGACGCTGAGACCGACAGCTCTGTCAGGAGAAGAAAAAGCCTCGTCAG ATCAAAGACTTTAGATCCATTATTACTTCTGCAAGTCCAGAGTGACTCTGAATTAAAGTGTGAACGCAGAAAACCGCAGTCATATCAG TTTCTACGAACAAATTCCCAATACCACAAAGTTTTCAAAGACATAAGAGAAGACGAAGAGCTGCTACAGA GTTACACTTGTGCGTTACAGAAAGATATTCTCTATCAGGGGAGACTTTTTGTGTCTGATAACTGGATTTGTTTTTATTCCAAAGTTTTTGGGAGAGACACTAAg ATTGCGATTCCTGTAACATCTGTGACGGTCATTAAGAAAACTAAAACAGCCATCTTGGTGCCAAATGCGCTTGTGATATCTACAGCACATGAAAGA TATGCGTTTGTGTCGTTTCTTTCTCGAGACACAACTTACAAGGTTTTGATGTCAGTTTGTCCTCATCTGGTT GAGAACAGTCAGACTCCATTACAGAGTCTGAGGACTCATCCCATCTCTCTGCCAACG GATTTCTCAGCGGATCTGTCGGATCTGGACGCTCCGGTCAGGCAGACACATCGGCACGTGGACGACAGCAGCAGTTCAGACTCACCAGAATCTCCAGAGTTTGACAAAAGTCCTC ATTTCCCAAAACGCTCTAAAGGTTTTATTGAAGCATCTAAACGGGACGGTGAAGCTGATTCTCACGTGCAACAAAGCGACACTAACGCAAATCTAGCATGCAAAG ATGATGAGATCATGAGCACACAGAGACCGGGTTCACTCTCATTTAACACACTTGTGTTAGTGTATCTGTCTCT GGTTTGTGTCCTGCTTTTGTCTTCATGTTTTATGGCGTTTAAGATTGTGTCTCTGGAGGAACGTCTGACCTTGCTGGTCTCAATGGAGTTTCCTCATAAAGG aGATGAATATCAAAGCCTGTTTGCAGGAGATACAAAAGAAATTTACTCTGTGATTTCTGCAAGTCTACTGAAGCTGGAAAAG attcatAGAAATCTGCAGAATCTGCTGGAGACTCTGTCTCGTGTGTGA
- the gramd2b gene encoding GRAM domain-containing protein 2B isoform X4: MNLLTEYHTHTFHYHTCVCFRSKTLDPLLLLQVQSDSELKCERRKPQSYQFLRTNSQYHKVFKDIREDEELLQSYTCALQKDILYQGRLFVSDNWICFYSKVFGRDTKIAIPVTSVTVIKKTKTAILVPNALVISTAHERYAFVSFLSRDTTYKVLMSVCPHLVENSQTPLQSLRTHPISLPTDFSADLSDLDAPVRQTHRHVDDSSSSDSPESPEFDKSPHFPKRSKGFIEASKRDGEADSHVQQSDTNANLACKDDEIMSTQRPGSLSFNTLVLVYLSLVCVLLLSSCFMAFKIVSLEERLTLLVSMEFPHKGDEYQSLFAGDTKEIYSVISASLLKLEKIHRNLQNLLETLSRV, from the exons ATGAATCTGCTTACTgaatatcacacac acacgtttCATTACCACACGTGTGTTTGTTTCAGATCAAAGACTTTAGATCCATTATTACTTCTGCAAGTCCAGAGTGACTCTGAATTAAAGTGTGAACGCAGAAAACCGCAGTCATATCAG TTTCTACGAACAAATTCCCAATACCACAAAGTTTTCAAAGACATAAGAGAAGACGAAGAGCTGCTACAGA GTTACACTTGTGCGTTACAGAAAGATATTCTCTATCAGGGGAGACTTTTTGTGTCTGATAACTGGATTTGTTTTTATTCCAAAGTTTTTGGGAGAGACACTAAg ATTGCGATTCCTGTAACATCTGTGACGGTCATTAAGAAAACTAAAACAGCCATCTTGGTGCCAAATGCGCTTGTGATATCTACAGCACATGAAAGA TATGCGTTTGTGTCGTTTCTTTCTCGAGACACAACTTACAAGGTTTTGATGTCAGTTTGTCCTCATCTGGTT GAGAACAGTCAGACTCCATTACAGAGTCTGAGGACTCATCCCATCTCTCTGCCAACG GATTTCTCAGCGGATCTGTCGGATCTGGACGCTCCGGTCAGGCAGACACATCGGCACGTGGACGACAGCAGCAGTTCAGACTCACCAGAATCTCCAGAGTTTGACAAAAGTCCTC ATTTCCCAAAACGCTCTAAAGGTTTTATTGAAGCATCTAAACGGGACGGTGAAGCTGATTCTCACGTGCAACAAAGCGACACTAACGCAAATCTAGCATGCAAAG ATGATGAGATCATGAGCACACAGAGACCGGGTTCACTCTCATTTAACACACTTGTGTTAGTGTATCTGTCTCT GGTTTGTGTCCTGCTTTTGTCTTCATGTTTTATGGCGTTTAAGATTGTGTCTCTGGAGGAACGTCTGACCTTGCTGGTCTCAATGGAGTTTCCTCATAAAGG aGATGAATATCAAAGCCTGTTTGCAGGAGATACAAAAGAAATTTACTCTGTGATTTCTGCAAGTCTACTGAAGCTGGAAAAG attcatAGAAATCTGCAGAATCTGCTGGAGACTCTGTCTCGTGTGTGA
- the LOC129414722 gene encoding solute carrier family 12 member 2, giving the protein MSDQSPPSGQKSALRLSGSSQSRFQVETVTEGARSSAGEESKGRFRVVNFLSPTDGATDPGVDGDTKSEASLHSSTGGLSHFSDTHSNTYYLRTFGHNTIDAVPNIDFYRQTEAPLKLIRPSLSELHDELDKEAFDDGFPSGEELTATEAITQKDASDNKGGTVKFGWIKGVLIRCMLNIWGVMLFIRMSWIVGQAGIALSCAIVLMAIVVTSITGLSTSAIATNGFVRGGGAYYLISRSLGPEFGGSIGLIFAFANAVAVAMYVVGFAETVVELLDSIDALMTDEINDIRIVGTLTVVLLLGISVAGMEWEAKAQIVLLVILLAAIVNYFIGSFISLESKEPKGFFGYNAAIMIENMGPDFRDEETFFSVFAIFFPAATGILAGANISGDLADPQSAIPKGTLLAILITGIVYIAVAISNGSCIVRDATGDDNDTIIGPLENCTDAACTLGYDFSICKEGGCKYGLQNDFQVMSLVSGFGPLITAGIFSATLSSALASLVSAPKVFQALCRDNIYPGLHVFAKGYGKNNEPLRAYVLTFFIGLAFVLIAELNVIAPIISNFFLASYALINFSVFHASLANSPGWRPSFKYYNKWVSLSGAVLCCVVMFVINWWAALFTNVIVLALYIYVSYKKPDVNWGSSTQALMYNQALSHCLHLTGVEDHIKNFRPQCLIMSGYPDSRPALLYLVHAFTKNLGLMICGHVRTGYRRPNHKEMMNEQVRYQRWLLKTQIKAFYTPVFAEDLRQGAQYLLQTAGLGRLKPNTLVFGFKNNWRDGEMKDVETYINTIHDAFDLQYGVVLLRLKEGLDISHIQDEVLSMQEKTPGMKDLLVSINIKDFDSDSSKESSKTTSCQSSPLIFRDTKSPSTKLSPADERLLTASQQFKKKQSKGTIDVWWLFDDGGLTLLIPYLLTNKKKWRDCKIRVFIGGKINRMDRDRRAIAALLSKFRIDFSDITVLGDINIKPKKHNKEMFQEMIEPYKLREDDMEQEDAERLKTQEPWRITDNELELYRAKSNRQIRLNELLKEHSSAANLIVITMPLARKGTVSSALYMSWLDTLSKDLPPILLVRGNHQSVLTFYS; this is encoded by the exons ATGTCCGATCAGTCTCCTCCATCAGGACAGAAGTCCGCGCTCAGGTTAAGTGGATCATCTCAGAGCCGGTTTCAGGTGGAAACGGTGACAGAGGGAGCGCGCTCCTCCGCCGGTGAGGAGTCGAAAGGGAGATTCCGGGTAGTGAACTTCCTCAGCCCGACCGATGGAGCAACTGACCCGGGTGTGGACGGAGACACGAAAAGTGAAGCCAGTCTCCACTCGTCCACCGGAGGTCTCAGTCATTTCTCAGATACGCACAGCAACACATATTACCTGCGCACCTTCGGCCACAACACCATTGACGCGGTGCCAAACATCGACTTCTACCGACAGACTGAAGCTCCGCTGAAACTCATCCGACCTTCACTGTCTGAACTACACGATGAGCTGGATAAG GAGGCGTTTGATGATGGGTTTCCCAGCGGTGAAGAGCTCACGGCCACTGAAGCCATCACACAGAAAGACGCGTCCGATAATAAAGGAGGTACAGTGAAGTTTGGGTGGATTAAAGGAGTTCTG ATCAGATGTATGTTGAACATTTGGGGTGTGATGCTCTTCATCAGGATGTCATGGATCGTGGGTCAGGCCGGGATCG CTCTGTCATGTGCGATCGTTCTCATGGCTATCGTTGTGACATCCATCACTGGCTTGTCCACTTCAGCAATAGCCACTAATGGTTTTGTTCGTGGAG GTGGTGCTTATTATTTGATCTCCAGAAGTTTGGGTCCAGAATTCGGAGGATCTATCGGTCTGATATTCGCCTTTGCGAACGCCGTCGCTGTCGCCATGTATGTGGTGGGTTTTGCCGAAACAGTGGTTGAACTTCTGGAT AGTATAGATGCTCTTATGACAGATGAGATTAATGATATCAGGATCGTAGGAACACTGACTGTTGTTTTATTGCTGGGAATCTCTGTGGCTGGTATGGAGTGGGAAGCGAAG GCTCAGATTGTGTTACTGGTCATCCTTCTGGCAGCTATTGTCAACTACTTTATTGGATCTTTCATTTCATTGGAGTCAAAGGAACCCAAAGGCTTTTTCGGCTATAATG CTGCTATAATGATAGAGAACATGGGTCCAGATTTCAGAGATGAAGAAACTTTCTTCTCCGTCTTTGCCATCTTCTTTCCAGCTGCTACAGGAATCTTAGCAGGTGCCAATATCTCCGGAGACCTGGCG GACCCACAGTCTGCAATTCCTAAAGGAACTCTTCTGGCCATCCTCATCACTGGAATCGTTTACATCGCGGTTGCCATCTCCAACG GCTCTTGTATTGTCCGAGATGCTACAGGAGATGATAATGACACCATCATAGGTCCACTGGAGAACTGCACAGATGCCGCCTGCACGCTGGGTTATGATTTCTCCATCTGTAAGGAGGGTGGATGCAAGTATGGACTTCAAAATGACTTTCAG GTTATGAGTCTGGTGTCTGGATTTGGACCTCTCATCACTGCTGGGATTTTCTCTGCTACTCTCTCATCCGCTCTGGCTTCACTGGTCAGCGCTCCTAAAGTATTTCAG GCTTTGTGTCGTGATAACATCTATCCTGGATTGCACGTCTTTGCAAAGGGATACGGGAAAAACAACGAACCGTTGCGAGCGTACGTCCTCACGTTCTTTATAGGCCTGGCCTTCGTTCTAATCG CCGAGTTAAACGTCATCGCTCCCATCATCTCCAACTTCTTCTTGGCTTCTTATGCTTTAATCaatttctctgtgtttcatgcaTCGCTGGCAAACTCTCCAG GCTGGCGTCCGAGTTTTAAATACTACAACAAGTGGGTTTCATTATCAGGAGCGGTGCTGTGTTGTGTGGTGATGTTTGTGATTAACTGGTGGGCAGCTCTGTTCACAAACGTCATCGTCCTGGCGCTCTACATATACGTCAGCTATAAGAAACCTG ATGTGAACTGGGGTTCATCTACACAGGCGCTGATGTACAATCAAGCGTTATCACACTGTCTCCATCTCACTGGAGTTGAAGATCATATCAAGAACTTCAG ACCTCAGTGTTTGATCATGAGCGGTTACCCAGACTCAAGACCAGCGCTTCTGTATCTCGTCCATGCGTTCACCAAAAATCTGGGCCTGATGATCTGTGGTCACGTGCGCACA GGCTACCGTAGACCCAACCATAAGGAAATGATGAACGAGCAGGTGCGATATCAGCGCTGGCTCCTGAAGACACAAATCAAAGCCTTCTACACACCTGTGTTTGCTGAAGATCTTAGACAAGGAGCCCAGTATCTTCTACAG ACGGCTGGTTTGGGTCGCCTGAAACCAAACACACTTGTATTTGGTTTTAAGAATAACTGGAGAGATGGTGAGATGAAAGATGTTGAAACATACATCAATACGATCCA TGATGCCTTTGATCTACAGTATGGTGTGGTTCTCCTCCGACTAAAGGAAGGTCTTGATATCTCCCACATTCAAG ATGAAGTTCTGTCCATGCAAGAGAAAACTCCTGGAATGAAGGATCTCCTGGTGTCCATCAACATCAAAGACTTTGACAGCGATTCTTCTAAAGAATCATCTAAAACCACCAGCTGTCAGAGCAGTCCTCTCATTTTCAGAG ACACAAAGAGTCCTTCAACAAAGCTCAGCCCTGCGGATGAGAGACTTCTGACCGCCAGTCAACAGTTTAAGAAGAAACAAAGCAAAGGAACCATTGATGTTTGGTGGCTGTTTGATGATGGAG GCCTGACTCTTCTCATACCGTATCTGTTAACCAACAAGAAGAAATGGAGAGATTGCAAGATCCGTGTGTTTATCGGAGGGAAGATAAACAGGATGGATCGTGATCGCAGAGC AATAGCTGCATTACTCAGTAAGTTCAGGATTGACTTTTCAGACATCACCGTACTTGGAGACATCAACATTAAGCCAAAGAAACACAA TAAGGAGATGTTTCAGGAGATGATCGAGCCGTACAAACTGAGAGAAGACGACATGGAGCAGGAAGATGCTGAGAGACTGAAGACACAAGAGCCATGGAGGATCACTGATAATGAACTGGAGCTCTACAGGGCTAAG TCAAATCGTCAAATTCGACTGAACGAGCTGTTGAAGGAACACTCAAGTGCAGCAAACCTCATTGTCAT AACAATGCCGCTGGCCAGAAAGGGGACGGTGTCCAGCGCTCTCTACATGTCCTGGCTGGACACTTTATCTAAAGATCTGCCTCCAATTCTCCTGGTCCGAGGAAACCATCAGAGCGTTCTTACCTTCTACTCATGA